One region of Paenibacillus polymyxa M1 genomic DNA includes:
- a CDS encoding YxcD family protein: MILSMDEIVNAICLHMAERKGVRPTDVVVELSWEEDTGYTAEVHVQGRSQYLVEANMIEAILRYLHSEYNIRAYREQVRLDLDEEITAIVQT; encoded by the coding sequence ATGATTTTAAGCATGGATGAGATTGTCAATGCCATTTGCCTGCATATGGCTGAACGCAAGGGCGTACGACCGACCGATGTGGTTGTGGAGCTAAGCTGGGAAGAGGATACAGGCTATACAGCCGAAGTTCATGTCCAGGGACGCAGTCAATATCTGGTGGAAGCCAATATGATTGAAGCCATTCTGAGATACCTTCATTCCGAATACAATATTCGTGCCTATCGCGAGCAGGTCAGATTGGATCTGGATGAAGAAATTACCGCTATTGTCCAAACTTAA